TGAACACAATACCTCTATCATTGTGGGGGTTCGTCAACTCTTAACAAACGacattttaaaaacttatcCCAAAATAAGGCCAACCTCCCCTCAAcaaatatatactaatttatattaataaattttaatatgttgtcgtattattttataaatttggattaacaacaaatattttatttaaatataataataaaatatattttaataatctaataattttCTAGCAATTTCTACCTTTAGAGCAAAAATGACAGATATTTTGATACTGTGACCCAACTTTCATGGCTAAGAATTGCAAAGGAGCACAGCATGCGTATTTTAATATAGTTGTCTTTGTCTCATTTCAAAGAAAACCTCGTTTTGCAtgctcatatatatacatatattattcaCACATCTTTCCTCATTAAATTAGAGTATAGTTTCAACATTTAGGGTCAGAAGTGAATCTAGAAGGAGCAGGCAGGCCAGGGGGTTAGCACTTAGCACCtaaagtgtaaaaaaaaaaattaaattttaattctatttcttaaaaagaaaacaattaatTTCGTCCCTGAGTAATTACAATGCTAATTGAGCATTAGTTCGACTGGCATTAGCATTGTTGCTAGTGTAGGAAACCGTGGGTTTGAGTgcgctgaaacgcattatccttcatattttagtccctatgagaatTGAacgtttaaattttttaaaaattgaaattagtaaatataaaattacactttgaacccttaatcctttaaaaattatatttttactataataaaaattataatttaattttggatcCACCCCGGGAACtatatttaagtaagtttataCTTTAGGAGTTGGTGAATTAAAAGcaggaaaaaaaggaaaattgaatataaagtataatataattcaaaaaatgtagtaaaaatatttctcgctttctcttctttttgtaGTGCACGAAATCCAGAAATATGATTTCAGTTCATAGTGGAGACTTCTTTTCTCCTAAAAATTGGTGTTTTTGTTTCCATCATTTACTTCACTTTTTAGACAGCATGCCAGAAAATACATCAAATAAtgccaaaatgtaatttctcTTCACCCCAAATAATTATGgacttgtttttgttttcaaacaTGTATGGTTTAATTATGATATTAGTCCCTTTACTATtatgaaattagggatttattctTTTTGATTTGGCATATTTTGATCCTTTGATTTTATCATGTCTAAATTGATAAccattttacttagttaaatgtCACGTGACTAAAGTGCAGggactaataaaaaataatagggaCAAAAAAATAGTGACTAAATCCATAACTATAATCGTTTTGACCAGGCTTGTCAataaaatataaggattaaaattgATCAGATTAAAATAAGGAGATTAAATCAGCAATTTATGCATAATACATAGGCCAATAGTAGAATTTGATCGTTATCGatttaaatctaataataacattgtaaaaaatttaagagaacACTCAAGAACACAAGAAAGTAATGGTTAAAGGCTTAAAGCCCATTGTTGGCACCCCAATGGGTTTAAACATTTATAACTTaactttgtaaaagaaaaaaaaaaatcctttggAGCCGTGGTTAAAACTTTTCTCTAGGCACGACGGGAAAAGCTTATTTTTGGGGGTCAacgttaaattataaaattttaaaggggtcaaagtataattttatcttcgtatatatttgttattttaaaattttaaagagattaaattgaaattttttcatcTTTGAAAGGTCAAAATGTATTTTCACCATTAAatcaacttataattttaaaaaatttaagagactaaaataataatttaccattttggggCGGGGGTCAAAGTCTCGCCTACCTCTTGGCCTTCGACACCCGAATGAAACGATTTCAAATATTGTCATTCCCCTTTCCCCTGCGCCCAATATTGTAATGATAAAAAGTAGGTggattttttcctaaattttagcatagtaaagagactaaaacaataattaaaccaaaaaatattgattaactCTACACTATTTAACCACTATTTGGTAGACTTATTATTATTGctaccaaatttttttaaaattctcctTCTAGTCTTCTACCACCACCTTTTTATTTCTACCCTTTAAAACCCACATATTaaactctctttttctctccCCCTTTTTGGAACACAATGGAACCAATTTTCCATGAAACCAAGCAAAGAATGTTGGTCCAATACCTTTCTCCATTAGAGCAACCACCACCTTACTTCCCTCCCCAATCACCACCGCCATTACAGCCACCACCACAAAGCTTACAATCCAATGGTTCAAATTTCATAAACAAGGTCAGTCCAAGTTTATTGCTTATAATCATAATCCTAGCTATCATCTTCTTTGTTTCTGGTTTGGTTCATCTCTTAATTAGATTCCTTTTAAGACCTTCAAATAGAGAACCCGGTGATTCAGACCATGTGACAGTCCTTCAAGGACAGTTGCAACAACTGTTCCATCTCCATGATGCTGGTGTCGACCAATCATTAATAGATAATCTCCCTGTTTTTCATTACAAATCCATCATAGGTTTGAAACACAACCCATTTGATTGTGCTGTTTGTTTGTGTGGATTTGAGGTTGAAGATAAGCTTAGATTGTTACCAATTTGTAGCCATGCTTTCCATATGGAGTGTATTGATACTTGGCTTTTGTCTCATTCTACTTGCCCTTTATGTAGAGCTAGTTTAATAATTGATAGCTGTTCATCACCACCCCCACCACCGCCGCCACCACCGCTGCCACCACCACCCATTGTTGATGATGTGGAAGCCAACCCCACTTTAATGGTGGATGAAAACATTGTGCCTGTTAAGCTAGGGAAGTTTAGAAATGTTGATAATGGCATTGAAGGTTGTAGTGGTATCAACAGTAATGTTGATTCAAGGAGGTGTTTTTCAATGGGGTCATTTGAATATGTAATGGATGAAAATTCTTTCTTACAAGTACCAATAAGGACACCATTGAAGAAACCACCGAGAAAAAAGCTTTGTTTGCCATTAACACCTGGTCACCACCTTGCAATGTCTGAATGTGATTGTGAATCAAGAAGAGGGTTCAATGGTTTTGAAACTACGACCACCACCATTGATGATAATGGCAGCAAGTCTATTAGGAGAAGCAACAAAGAAAGCTTTTCAATATCGAAAATTTGGCTTCGAGGGAAGAAAGGGAGGCAAATGGATTCATCTAGGAGGGCCTTTTCGTTTAGGTTGAAGGTGAAGAACGGTGGTGGTGGGGATGATGTGTTTGAGATGGGTTCTTCAAGGTGGGGAAATGGAGGAGGGAGTGAAGAATTAGGGCTTGATGAAGAAAACCAGAGGTGCCATAGCTTAGATGATCATTCACAAGGTAAAACACCATCTTTTGCAAGGAGAACTATGCTTTGGTTAGGTGGGAGACAAAACAAGGTTGTTCATTCGTCCTTTAACCCAAACATGTAAGGAAAAAATTGTGTTGCTTACaatgtgtttgaaaattgataataattaaatttgaagatAATTAATGCGAGCTATATGTATGGGTAAATATTGTAATTAGTGAATTGTAATGAAATGAGCCTATTTAGACACCCTTCATTATTACATGAGAATGTAAGGATCGATTGGAATTACAAaccataatgataaattttctttttgttattttgatcttatttcttttttaacaatattaatgtGATAATTTATGTGACAATTTACATACTTTATACCAgttcagaaaaatatttaaaactcaataaatttcaaaaagttttaTCTATATAACACTAAAGTATATGTAAACTGTTGCCcagattattatattttaaaaaatggactAATATAATTTTCCTTTCCAAACaaagtaatttgattaatttttaatgattgagGGAAAAATTATatacgaaaaaaaaaaattaaggttaaagtaacaaaattaattagaaaatgaattgattatACTATATTAGCAttgtaattaatgtaattattctttaataattatatttttacaattattgtATAGGGTACAAATACAAATcaatattaacattaaattcaGATGTCAAACTTAAACAACTTCTTTTCCTTCTTAATGtaccaaaattataaattaggaAAACACACTTTTGATTGCTTGTTTTGGAAGGCAAAATTGCATGATCATGTTGtaggaaaaagaaagtaaaaagtaataataaaagataaaaaaaagggttcttttttatgataatttctTCATTGTTTGTCTGCTTTCTTTTTGCCCGTTACAAGAGTCTGGAGTGATGCAATTACTCGTAATTAGTGTAAAAGTAGTAGTGACAATGAAATTAGATACTataacgtgagacaaaaagaaaattaaacgcaccacactaaaaataaatactcaTCCAAAAGAACCCAAACATCACAATCTTACAAAACAGAAATTATTACTTTTGAAGAAAAGAGCCTAACTTGGAACAAATTTGGTGTccttttatggatttattttttCCCCAATGAGTAGCtttagattatttatttaatcatttatggTGCTAATAAATTAGATTTGGACATATGTTGTTGGATGTCTATTTTAGGTCAACCTCAAATAGAGGAAGTGATTATGAAGTATGGACATGGACACTTCTTCACAAGTGTTCTGTTGTCCACcatgtaatttatattattctaacatcaatttaactgagaaatgattaaaaaatattgattaaaaaagtTGTTGAAATTCTTATAAAAGTCGTTACAATTGTATTTATAACTGCTTAAATTTGATAACTTATCAGATTCGAAGTTGATAATTATTTGAACCAAAACAACCGAGTCATGCCAtaacttatattataaatgcACGTTGGCCGATATATAAAAGTTGGATTGATTCAGATCAAACAAATCAGGTTACCTCTTTCGTGGAGATTAACTTGAATGACTTGTAAACATATTCGGTAGTGAAACTAGAAATGAGTTGTAGTACACTTGTCCCTCCCCCTAATATGATAGAATTGCTTTAGAggccctttaaaaattttaagaatacaAATTAGTATGGtgacaaattttcaattttgtcgtaaaaacatttataatttattgctAACCACTCCAAAATAAATTTCTGACTTCATCCCTAAAGATAGTTATTAGTAGTCTTGGTTTGTTGTCTACTTGGATGAGGGGATTGATACAGTAATTGATCTGTATATCACCAAGTCTAataattcttatatatttaaaaacttgtACAGGTTAGATCAACAACGAGTCCAACTATTTTGCGTTCCTGTTCTTCAGTTGTTATATGCACTCTCGTTATTACAGTTTTATTTAtcttgcaaaaaaaaaactattttatagatataattttacataatttttatttaaatagtaaatgcattataatataaatacttctaataagaaaatggtaaaatatataTCCAACATTCgagaatatataaaaacatgatCCCGACATAATTGGacaagtattattattatttttgcaatttctccCAAATATGAAAACAAAGCAAATCTTTGTTCaacattcaattttaaaattaatttttttaataatactgACACTTTTTGTATGAGTTTGAAGGTCGTATTTGCATCAACCGAGGCgctctttaaattttatgaacttGATTGAGTTCTATTTAGAGTACGGGAGACAAAACTCTGAGTGGAACAATACCTTTCATGTTccttaataagtaaatatttccttagatttatcaaaatgtaaaaaaaaaaaaaaacataaattaataaaattttaacaatttttcaattgaattgaaatttaattaaaaatttcacttATACGAATAGATTATGAAAATGTAGGTCTTATATTCCCCCAAAAATTAAATGCTCTTATAATTTAGCAATTTAAGGTGGTTGTATAAAATccaattaaaatgaatttgatCCAAATAATGCTTAGCAAGTCTTGTTCACCTTTTAGCCCAAGTAAAGCACAGTTCATGGGGTACAAATGTAATCTCAGCCCATCTCACTAAGCATTTGTCCAAGTCTTGCATCCTACCCTAATCCAATCTCCAccatcatttattttctttgaaagtTTAATTCAAATCAGTAAATAGTTGTATCATGTACATTTGCAATATGGAGGTTTCAGTTTGCTAATATGATTGATCTGatgaatttaattactattattagCAATTAGATCCACCTTAAAACTCAGATTAAATCATATACATCAAActgtatttgacaaattaaacacaaaaaaaattaacactgTTTTCTTTAGGAATTacaatatataacttttgtcaaatacatatactaatttagacaaaaaaaaacacaaataccATATTAAAAAATGTGTTAAACTCGAGTCCCAAATGATATCTTATTAAGAGTAACACTCTAATAGTGGATGTGCCATTTTGGTAAAAACCAAGACTTCTTAGTCTAACAACACGTGCAACCCAATCCAAGACCAGATTAGTTTTCTTTGAAACAAAGGAGAATAAATGTTTGGTGAAATCAAGGCATAAAAACGAAAATCATGTTCCACCATTGAAGTAATCAAGTTGCCAAGAGATCCAAGCTAATCCAAACACTTAGTCACACTAAGACAATAATGACTTCACTAGGATGGTATCACCTAATAAAAAGACGCATTGAACAAGTCCTctatcaacaaaaataataccATATCAACATTTTAGAGGCTATCCCATCCAATTAGCTATCCTGCATAGATATTTTAACATCAACaatcatataatatatcatAGATGATTTGTATTTTCCTATTGTACAATTAGGGTACAAGAATAGTAGTATAAGTATTTGGATGGTATATTgctcttttatttaaaaagcgaataaattagttcttatacattggatcaaagagtaaattggattttctattaaaatttcttctatttttactGTTCAAAGTTAATCTCTATACATGATCATGAGGTACACGTGGTCTGATTATTATGTCAGTCAAGCCAGTTTATAACGAtacaaattgatgaaatttttaacagaaataatCTATAGAGGATATAAAATACAATCTGCCTCTTAGTATAAAGATATTTATGCTACTATTACCTACAATTAGAGGATTAATAATCACATATTGACACGCATAATAAAGACATACCCATATCACACATATGCAGAGTGCAGACTATATCCAAATGAATTTGCccaaataaaaactcaaatttgaataaattttatggaTAAATCTATCAGGGGAGTTATCATAAATGAAGTCGAATGCAATGTACTGAGTAGATGAAATGCTAGCTTTGTCCTATAGCAAGTTGGCCTACTTGGCACCAACTGTCTACGTTCTTTGAACCCCTAAAACCACATCCCTGCATGCAGGTCCAGAATGGGAAACCTCTATGTTCATCTGAGTTGCCACCTCCTGTTCAATTTCTTATAGGCTTTATAGCTTTCTCGGTGAATCTACATTCAATCAATCTCTTGTTGGTGGGTGGGTGGGTTTGGATATACATAATCCATTGCAGCTTTTCATTAGATACCCCAAATGGGAGAAAAAAGATATGCAATCCAAGGACCACATTGTTctcaatgttttttttaaggTATTTATCAAAGCGAGTCTAATGATAAATTCTCTATATTTTGTAGGCTTATTAAGAGAGTAGATGTTGATCACGAGTTTTAAAACTATTCTATACCCAAAACAAAAATCGAACTCTTTATCACTGATTTAACttctattttatatatctaCACAATATCAGTTAATTTAGATGATGATATatcattaaaaagttaatttctTGCATTATTTGGTTGATTGATAGTTTATAAGAATATTgtgtattaaataataatcttaatAGCTGATGAGTTGGTACTGAATTTTCGAAAAAGTACAGGATTCTACATGCTATGATCTTTGTCATATTTCAGAAAGAATTGGTagcaaattttataatatttgatctagttttctttaaataacattataagtactatatatgtattatttaatatgtgaaaatttaaaataaaattttaaagaagcAAAATGGATAATGATATTAGATATTCGAATTCATTACCAACAAAAAGAGAGCATATTTAGATACTGAAAATTTGAGGGTTGACatctcttttcatttcaaatgaGGGTTCACCTCATTTGGAGTTGGCAAGggcctaaaatggaaaaatataatcACATTCACtactttatatttataaaattataagtgaGTAAATTGTCAAATTacattttccccaaaatgataaaattttaatttaattttttaaatattataaatatataagctagtaaatgatgaaattacattttaacttttaaaaaaatacataactCAATTCCAGCCCTCccagaaataatttttaactttcacCCCTGACCTCATCCCTTAACCATTTCTCCAAAGAATATTTACAGCAAAAAATTATCATTACTATAGATGATtcggaaaataaaaagaaaaaaaacccttattgGATGGTTGGTTGGTGAATAATATCTGGCTAAACTGGCACTTTTTGCAGTGGAAAACCAATCCCAAGAATTCCAGAATATGAGAAATTGAGATGGAAGAGACATTCATGCCGACCACCAACACATGAATATGGTCCTGCCCATACATGCTTGCCATATCATTCCCCTCATCCTTCTAAATTACTTGAATATGATtctaatattttagaaataaattttataaaatatattcatataccaCACTAACTCAGATGCGATTATAGCAtggataataatttttattttaggttaaattatggttttagtctGTCTTCTATTCTGATATGTACtcttataatgttattagttaatttaaaattaagaaggaaaatcttttatttatacCCTTCAAGTTTTGTGaatttatacaaattaatataataatgaatctGCACTTCGACTCCTCATTTACAATTCATTTTTATCCTCCTAAACTAATTTTTAGCTTCACCCTTGATTCCAATTAAACGAGATGAATTAGATGATGTCAACtatttttgacaaattaaagAAGTATAGAAGTTCATTACCAAATTAGAATATAGGAACTAAATTTCGAATTTAAACATAGGAGAGGGACTgcaatgaaaatgaattttttttaaacaaaacatttaaacaGTTCCAAGTTCATGCACCATGCTTCATTGTCGATCAAATTCACTTCCAAAAACAAAATCCTGAGACCAGTTTCCAGGCTTCCATCTTCTTTTGTTCCTTGTGATTTACACCTCTTTAACCATAAGATTGAGCTGGAAATTACAGGTTTGTATTAATAccctatatgtatatatatatatagtgatgTTTCACTAGGTGACAACTGACAAGTATTGAATAAGTCTTCAATCACAAATTTGCTCCATATCTACCCCATCTTGagcttttaaaaagtttgaactACTAAAATGCCCCAAGcaagtgaaaaagaaatttcTAAACTCTATAAAACCCCAAGCAAGTATTTAATCTTCCCTTGCCTTTTACCATGGGGAAACCTTGCTTTATGCCCATGGACCAAGGAAACCAAAGGACAAGGATGAACCGCCTAGTGATGAGAAAAAAGGTGAAGTTTGCGAAAATTTCTGCGCGAAGGAATCTCCGTACATTGCGGAAGATAGTCCCGGGTTGTGTCGGTGCCGATTTGGAGACGCTGTTTCGGAGGTCTATCGAGCACATTATCGGATTGAAGTCACTTGTTTGTGTTCTCAAAAGTATGGCAAACTCTTATGGTGTATGACTGCAGTTGTTCCTTTGTGTATTATTATCTACATTTTCAGCAACATATAGAGATGACCAAGTAGATTATATttctgaaaattaaattatgctaAGCAAtgttatttaatgtatttttttttttacaaaggaAACGTCAAGGCATATTATCAATTATCTTTGAAAATcctatgtatgtatgtatgctcTACAATGTCTTAATTACCCTTTAATGATCTCGAACTCTATTGACAATTCCATTAAAAATTAGGGTAAGTATAActttggttaaattatgctattagtccttatactttgctaaagttgtggatttaatccATGCACTTTAATCTggtcatttttagtttttgtattttttaaattttaaaacttcaatccAAACCAAacaataactattaaattcattaagttaatttatgcttgttgacaccatttttttgatgaaaacggggtcgacttggattttgaaaacgaaaacgaaaacgggagtcgccaccaatcctttttgatgaggtgtgatcgggtcaccggGTCCAAAGGCTAAACGAAGTCGTTTTAGGGCTATGGTGCCAAGCCCTAAATGACGCCGTTTAGGGAAGTACAAAggctcaaatttttttaaaaacttttcattCTCATCCCacctaaaaaaaaacaaaaccagcAGACCCTCTCAACACTCTCCCCTCTCTCCTCCGGTCATCAGACCATGCCACAGTCATGGCGAACGAGTAGTGGCCGAAGGTGGGTTTTTAACCCCTTTTCCGACGACCGATGAAGCCCGAACCTTCATGACCCTAAAGCCGCGGGAAGGAAACCCAAACGCCACCCGTTCCGGCCCGATTTGGGTGACCCGAAGGATTCCGACGATGGCGCATGCGGGGAGATTAGGGTT
The Gossypium raimondii isolate GPD5lz chromosome 8, ASM2569854v1, whole genome shotgun sequence DNA segment above includes these coding regions:
- the LOC105792825 gene encoding putative RING-H2 finger protein ATL49; translated protein: MEPIFHETKQRMLVQYLSPLEQPPPYFPPQSPPPLQPPPQSLQSNGSNFINKVSPSLLLIIIILAIIFFVSGLVHLLIRFLLRPSNREPGDSDHVTVLQGQLQQLFHLHDAGVDQSLIDNLPVFHYKSIIGLKHNPFDCAVCLCGFEVEDKLRLLPICSHAFHMECIDTWLLSHSTCPLCRASLIIDSCSSPPPPPPPPPLPPPPIVDDVEANPTLMVDENIVPVKLGKFRNVDNGIEGCSGINSNVDSRRCFSMGSFEYVMDENSFLQVPIRTPLKKPPRKKLCLPLTPGHHLAMSECDCESRRGFNGFETTTTTIDDNGSKSIRRSNKESFSISKIWLRGKKGRQMDSSRRAFSFRLKVKNGGGGDDVFEMGSSRWGNGGGSEELGLDEENQRCHSLDDHSQGKTPSFARRTMLWLGGRQNKVVHSSFNPNM
- the LOC105793746 gene encoding uncharacterized protein LOC105793746; the encoded protein is MGKPCFMPMDQGNQRTRMNRLVMRKKVKFAKISARRNLRTLRKIVPGCVGADLETLFRRSIEHIIGLKSLVCVLKSMANSYGV